GACTGTCGGCGTAGGTGCCTTCGTACCAGCCGGGGTCGAGTTGATCGAGGGCGGAGGCAGGCTTGCGCCCACCCCGGATCTGCACGGCCGCCTCGGTCTGATGGGTCGGAAGGGTGGAAGGCAGCGGGCGGCCGTACTTGTCGACGAGTTGCAGGGTGAATCACCTCCTCGTGGGGGTCTAGTAGGGGTCGTCGAATTCGCCGTCGTCCCCCAGCACGTCGCCGGGACCGACCTGCGCTGCTCCCCGGTTGGCCGAGGGCTTGGCGACATTGGCGTTGGCGTACTGGAGGTACTGACTGAGCGTGTCGATCTCGTCGGTGTCCGCAGCCGGGAAAGCCGCGAGCCGGATCTGGAGGCCGCCCATCCAGGCGTAGACCTTGGGGTGGGGCAGGAACACGTCCCCGGCCGCGACCAGGGGCGTAATGGCGCGGGCGCGCAGCTCCTTGCCCCCGTGGGGCATGACCGGGAGCATCCCGCCCAGCTTGCCCCGCAGGGTCTGCATGATGGCTGCGCCGAAGGCCTTGGCCTCAATCAACTTGCCGGCGATATGCGGCCAGCGGGTCGTCATCGCCTGGACCTGCACGATGCTCTCCGGCATGTCGTACAGGCCCCGGTCCTGGTCAAGCAGGTAGTGGCGCGCACCGATGCTGCCCCAGACCTGCCCCACCACTTTGGACGCGGACTTCGACTTGCTGCCGAAGGTCATATCCCAGGACTGCGCGGACAGGGTGAAGAGGCCAGGGGTCTGCCGCAGCTCCTCGAGCGTCCAGGGGAGGATCTCCACCGGGCACTCGTAGTACTCGTCATCGACCTTAACCATGATTGGCTGCTGCGCGAGCTCGGGCATGTCGCGCGGCGCCCAGTAGCGCCACCAGCGCGGCTTGAACACGTTCCCGTCCGCCGGTACCGGGTCCTGCTGGTGCTGACCCGAGTAGTCACTGAGCAGGGTTTTCTTCGCCTGCTCGATGACCTGGCGGGGGAACAGCTTCGGGAAGAGCAGCTCGCCCACCTCGGTGCGCGGGTCAGTCCACCCGATGCTGGTGGCGTGGCGGTTCTTGCCGTCGTACTCGCTAGGGAGACAGACGTGATCGTAGCCGCCCTCGGCGTGCTCGGTCCCGACGTTCGCCAGGACGTGGCCGCTGAGGTCCTGCTCGTGCAGGCGCTGCATGATGATCACGAAGGCGCCGTGCGCGAGGTTGTTCAGGCGGCTGCTCATCGCCTTGTCCCACCAGTTGATCACGTCCGCCCGGTACCCGGGGTTGGTGGCGTTGATCGCGCTGATGGGATCGTCCACCACCACCACGTCCCCGCGGTGGCCGGTGCTGGCGCCGCCCACGGTGAGCGAGATCCGGAAGCCGTTCTCCGTGTTGAAGTAGTAGGACTTCTCGTTCTGGTCGGCCTTGAGCTTCCACTTCACGCCGAAGCCCTGGTACCACTGCGAGGTGATCAGGTCGCGGCATTTCACCGAGTCGCGCACCACGAGGGCGCTGTCGTAACTCGTGAAGATGGCGCGCCACCAGGGGCGTTCCAGCCACGTCCAGGCGGGCCAGAAGACGTTGATGATGAGCGACTTCATATGCCCGGGCGGGATGTTCACCAGGAGGCGCTTGATGCCGTCGGGGGTGCCGGCGCCCCGGCTGATGGCCTCAAGGTGCTCACAGATCACGTCGATGTGCCAGTTGTGGATGTACGGGGTGCTGGGCTCCAGGATGGGCCAGCCCTGGCGCACGAACTCCGCGAGGCTACGTTTTGCTGCCCGCCGGAGTTTCTCCGCCCGCACTTCCGCCAGACTGGGCAGTTCCGCCTGCTGCGCTGGCGAGGATCGCTTCGAGCGAGTCGAGCGCGTCATCGTCTAGCTGCTCCAGCAGGCTGCCGGTGCGCTGGACCTGCACGGGGCCGGTGCCGTCCGCGCCGGTGAGGCCCACGGTGCGGCCGTATTCCTTGCGGTTGCGGCGTTCCAGGAACCACATGGCCGCGCGGGCGTCGGGGAGGGTGGTCTCCACGATGGTGGTGACGTCCTCTTCGAGCATGACCCGGTCGGTCTCCATGATCCGCCGCTCGTCCTCGTTGCCGGGACCGTAGTCGGGGTCGGGTTCCTGCTGCACCAGGTACTTGCGTTTGGTGGTCGTTTTGGTGGTTTTCTGCCCTCCTGCGGCGGCGTCCATGACGACCCGGAGGGCTTTTTCCTCCGCTCGGGCCTGAGCCTCCTTGCACCCCTGCGAAAATGCGGAATAGGGGGTGTCGGTCTCGGCGTCGAGATCGTCCTCGCCGCGCGCAATCCAGTCGTAGTAGGTCCGTTCGCCGATCCCGACCAGGCTGCACACGACACTGACCGGGTTGCCGCGCCGCAGCAGGCCGACGATCTTGGTATGGAGCTTCGGGTCGAGCTTGCTGGGCCGACCCGGCCCGTCTTGCTTCCTGGCAATGGGAAATCACCTCCTGGGTGACCTAGTGGGTGGGCCGGGCGGCGGTGCGCGCCACGATCCCTTCGAGGGCCTCGAGCTCGTCGTCGTCCAGCTGGGTGAGATCCAGCCGGGGCGGAGGCGGGTTGAGGGGCGCACCGTCCTTGCCGGTGACCTCCAGGCGTTTCTTACCCCAGCGCTCCGGGTGGCTGCGCTCAAGGAAGAAGATGTCGGCCTTGAGGTTGCCCTTGCTGCCCGCGAGGCGGATGCGGGCGACGCTCTCGATCTCGGCCGTGGCCTTCGCGGTCTTCACCGCGCGGGCGAACTCGACGTAGATCTGGTTCCGGGCACCGCCCTCCTCGGCGCGGTTCATCCACTCGTAGTACGTGTCGGGGTGGATGCCGACGTAATCACAGCTCGTCTCAATCCAGTTGCCCGCACGCAGGGCCTGGATGAAGCGGGCCTGCAGCTCGGGGGTCAGTTTCGTCTTGCGGCCGGGGCCGGCCATGATGCACCTCCTGATGGGGAGGCGCGGGGCCTCACCTCGGAAAATGGGGGAAAAGGAAAGGGGCGGATATGGGGGTAGCCGCTGGAATTGAACCAGCGCGGAACGCTCCATGACGCAGGGCGTTCCGGACCTTGCCACCACGCTGGCCGCCGCGCTCAGGTCCCGGAAAAGCGCAGCGGCCGGGGTGCGACAGACCCAGCGCCCGGCACGCGCACCCTGTCGCGGGGCGGCGTCCTGGGGGCGCTGGGCAGAGAGCTCAGGGGGTAGGCGCGACGAACGGCGGAGCGACCCGGCGCTCGAACTCAGCTTTCAGTGCCTCGAAGACAGCGGGTTCAGAGGCGGGGTCTTCAGTGACCACGACAGCGAGCTGTTCGGCCAGGACCATCGGGAGCGCCTGGATGGACAACTCGCTGTTCAGCCAGATCTCGGGAGCCTTTTCGAACGGGAACAAGGCAATCCCCGCGGAAGGACGATCCGCAGCGCCAGCAGGAAGGTCAGCACCACGTCTCCCCGCAAGCTGGCGCGGCGTGAACATGTGCTTGTCGGGCATGTACTCCACAACCACGTCGATGGTGGGGTGGAGGTCAGCAAATACGGTCAGCATCAGGGCGACAGGATCATTCAGCACGCTCGTCGTCATGGGGGTCTCCTAGGCGCTCAGGCCCGGTCGAGGATGGTGGCGCGGATGTGCCGGGCAATGGCACGCGTCATGAGGGGAGGCACGCTGTTGCCGACCCTCGCCCAGGCATTGCTGAAGTCCTTGACGGCGTCCCCCGACTCGGCGAACTGATAGGCGTCCGGGAAGCTGCCGATCCGCTTGAGTTCGGGAATCGTGAGCAGGCGCGGGTACCGCCAGTGGTACAGGCCGTTGTTGGCCTGCCCGTCGCGCTGCACGCCTACGGTTTTCAGGATCGTGGGCGAGGCCTTGTCCGGATGGATCTTCGTGTGACTGAACATGTGGCCCTTGACGTGCAGGTCACTGAAGTCACGGCCGGGGAGGGTCCGGCCCCAGGCGGTCAGGAAGTTCGCGTGGATCTGGAACCCGGTCGGGCCACTGTCCAGACCGCGCAGCGCCTCACGCACCGTCGGGGGGCACATCTCAGGCGCGGGCAGGGTGGGCGTGATGCCCAGGTCCTCGCGGACGCCGATGACGATGAGGCGTTCACGCAGCTGGGGCACCCCGAAGTACCCGGAGTTCAGGATGCCGGACACCGTGCGGTAGCCAGGGCCAGCGCCGCGCAGGGCGGTCATAGCCTCGTGGTACACGGCCTTCATCTTGCCCAGCGTCATGCCCTTCACGTTCTCCATCACGAACGTCTTGGGCGCCAGGCCGTCGAGCAGCCGCACGTACTCGCGGAACAGTCCATTGCGCGGATCATCAAGCGCGCGGCCGCCCATCAAAGAGAACCCTTGGCAAGGCGGGGAGCCGTCTAGGAGGGATAATTCCCCTTTTTTTAGACCGGCTTTACTGAGCACCTCGTCCACGCTCATGGCGGCGATATCGCCGTGGTAGATGTCGAGGTGCGGGTAGTTCAGGCCCAGCGTGTCGACCGCGTGGTCATCCCACTCCACCGCCTTCACTTCCCGAAATCCGGCCATGTGGTAGCCCGTCGACGAGCCGCCGCCTCCAGCAAAGGTACTGACGCACGTCGGCGCGTCCGGCGCGCGCTCGGCCTGGGCATCGGCCCAGTAGGCGTCCACGCGCTGGACGTACGTGTTGACCGGCCTCAAGGCACGAACGACTGCCCGCAGTGGGGGCAGGTCACGGCTTTGCTGCCCCCGCCCTCACCCTCCGGAGGGGCATCTGGCGCCAGTTCCGTGAACGAGGCGGGCAGCTCACCGTCAGACTTGGCGATCAGGGCCGCGAGTTCCTCGTCCGACCACCCCAGGCCAGCGAGGCCGAGGTCGGTGTTCGCCTGGATGTCGCGCAGACTCTCGATCAACCGGCGCTCGTCCCACGACCCCAGCTCGCGAGTGCGGACTGAAGAAAGCGAGTAGGCCTCGGCCTCCCCAGGTGCCAGGCGGACGTGCAGCACCGGCACCACCCACTGATCGTCCTGGATCGTCACCCGTTCGGGCGCGTCCAGCCCATCCTCCTGGGCGATGAGCAGGGCGGCCAGCACGCCGTGCCCAGCGACCAGCTGCCCGCTCGTGTCGTCGATGGCGAGCGGCTCGACGTACCCGAAGCGCACCACGCTGTCGCGGATGGATTCGAGGTCGTGCCGGCGAGGGTTGCCCTGCCAGACGATGGCCTGGAGATCGACCAGCGTGTGTGGCCGCAGCTCATGCGAAAGCGTTGGGGTCATGCGTTCATTCCTTTCTCGGCGCGCAACGCGTCGAAGCCCTGACCGTCCTGCCGCACGGCCTTCAAGCCGGTGAACTGCTGGAGGCGGTCCACGATGCGGTCCACGTACTTCGGGTCCAGATCGTTCAGGCACGCGGCCCGGTTGGTCTTGTGCGCCGCCACGCCGGTCGTCCCGCTGCCCGCGCAGGGGTCGTACACGAGCTGCCCGGGCAGGCTGGACGCGATCAGGAAGCGCTGCACCAGCCGCACCGGCTTCATGGTCGGGTGCAGATCGTTCCTGTTGGGCTTGTCCTCGTACACCACCGTGGTGGCCAGAGCGTCGCGCTGCCCCTCGAGGAGGGTGACCAGCTCGTCCCTGCTCATCTTCTTGTAGTTCGGCGTCTCGTCCAGCACGGTGGTCTGGGTAAAGTCGCGGTTGAAGAAGTGGCCGGCGCCAGGCTTCCAGCCGTACAGGATGGGCTCGTGACGCCAGTTGTAGTCCTGGCGGCCCATGACGGCGGCATTCTTCACCCAGATCATGGTCTGCGAGTACTTCCACCCCGCCGCGCGCAGTTGGCCGTGGAAGTTCTGCGCTTCGACCTCGGCGTAGGCGACGTAGATGCACGCGCCGGGCGCCGTCACGTCCAGGGTCGTCTTGAACAGCGCCCCCAGGAAGGCCTGGAACTGCTCGGGCGTCATGGCGTCGTTGGCGATCTTGAGCCGGTCCTTGGTCTTGCCCTCGTAGTCGACGTTGTACGGAGGGTCGGTCCACACCAGTTTGGCGAGCGCGCCGTTCATCAGCCGGGCCACATGCTCGGCGCTCGTGCTGCTGCCGCAGCCGACGCGGTGGGGGCCGACCTGCCAGACGTCGCCCTCACGGCTGACGACCTGCTCATCCTCGGGCAGCGCGGGCACCTCGTCCTCGTCGATGAGGCCGTCCTGGAACACGCCGTCTCCGAGTTCGGCCACGAACTGGGCGAGGTCGAGTTCGGTGTACCCGGTGCCCTCGAGGCCGCCGGGCGCCTGCTGGAGTTCGGTGAGCAGCTCCGCGAGGGTCGCCACATCGGTGCTGGCGATGTCGCTCAGGCGGTTGTCGGCCAGCAGGATGCGTTTGGCGTGGGAGGCATCGTCGGTCTGGATGTACGAGACCGGGATCTCGGGCATGGCCGGTTCACGGGCAGCCTTGACCCGGTGGTTGCCGGCGAGGACCTGGCCGGTGGCGCGGTCGACGATGACGGTGCCCCAGAAGCCGTTGGTGCGGAAGGACTTGACGAGTTCCTGCACGTTGCCGCGCCGGGGGTTGCGGTCGGCGAGGGTCAGGCTAGCGGGGTTGATCAGAGCAGTGTCAACGTTGAGGATGCGCACCGGCTCAGGGGCGGGCGCAGGAGCAGTGGTCAGGGGGCTCACCTCCAGGGCAGGCCAAAAAAACCGCCCCTACCGGAAGGGCAGGGGCGAGTGGAAGTTCAACGTTAGACTAAGGCGCGATTATACGTGTCAAGATAGGAAATCTGGACTTTGGTGTCAAGCTGGCTTACGGCCACACAGGTCCCCGACTTCATCGGGTAGGGGAAGCCCCGTCAAATACGTGAGCGGCAAATGAAGCTCGCCTGTACGATGGTGAGCATGAAGAAAATTTTGATAGGCGTGATCGCATTGACAGCGCTTGGCTTGACGGCCTGTGGGGGCGGCACCACCCCGCCTACCCCCGAGACCCCGGTGGTCACGCCGTCCTTCACTCTCTCTGACCAAGCAGTAACCGTGGTCAACAACGGGGCAGCGGTCGCTACAGGCATCAATGTCACCCGCACGGGCGGGAATACCGAGGCACTCAACTTCACCGTCACAGGGATGCCGGCTGGATTGGGCGTTGTGTTCGACAAGAGTCCCATCAGCGGCTCCGAAGCCCTCGCCGGACTCAAAGTCAGTGCGGTCAACGTGCCGGCCGGAGAGTACAAACTCACTGTCACTGGGCGAAGCCAGACCGTTACGGCCACGGCCAGACTCACCGTGACCGTAACCGGAGGTTCGACCAGCCCCACGCCTGTTCCCACTCCTGTGGCAGACGTCACCTACGTCTCTGCCGCTGCCAACAGCACGAGCATCTCGGTCATCTGGTCATCCGTCACCGGGGCCACTGGATACAAGCTCGACCGCAAGACGGAGTCCGGCACCTACAGCGAAATCACGACTTCGACCACAACCAGTTACACGGACACTAACGTAACCTCTGGTACCCGGTACATCTACAGGGTCCGTACGGTCACACCCAATGGCATCTCTGCGGGGAAGGAAGCGCCGATCGTGACCTTCACGGGTACTCCTGGTGGTGGCGGCACGACGTGCTGCAAGATCTGCCGGAACAGCAAGCCCTGTGGTGACACCTGTATCTCCTATGACAAGACCTGCCACACGCCGGGCGGCTGCGCCTGCTCTGGCCGGTCCATCATGTTCGTCAAAATCAAGGACTGCCCGGTCGTCACGGTCAACGCCCTGGGCGAGGAAGTCAAGATCGGGACGGTCGAGAGCTGGCTGAAGGATCGGACCTTGCTGGGCACGAAGTAACCGAGAGCCCCATGCAGGAGAGAGGCCGTCCAGGCGAATCCGGACGGCCTTTTCCGTGGAAACTCTTTCCCATTACAGTGGGCGGCGGCGCTGCCGTCTGGATACTGGATTAGCCGGGACTTCGTCCAGCAGATCGGCCACCCAGTCTGGCTCGGTTTCGAAGACCAGGGGCAACTGCTGGGGCGGAGGGGGGAGGGGAGAGAGGGTGCGACGCAGCGCCTCAAGGGCCTGCACGGCGCGCGGATAACGATCCCGCACCGGGTCGCGCAACAACAGACTCGCCCCATGTACCCGGTAGATCAGGTGGTAGATGTCTACCTTCGGACCACGCTTATTGGGCCGCTCCTCGTTGACGGTCTCGCTCCGGAGGTACACCAGCAACGCCATCAGGGCTCGCCAGCTATCCTCCCCCACCTGCAGGCCTGCGCGCCGTTCGATCTCCTCGGCGCCGTCCACATCCCACCGGGCTTCCTGCTCGTTCCATAGGGCCAGGAAGTGCAGCACCAGGCGCAAGCTGAAGCCGGGCTGTCCGGGATGCTTCGGGTCCGGGGTGTGAACGTCGATCCAGAACTCCTCCGCGTTCTGCCAACGCCCTTCGCGCAGGTCGAGTCGATGCTCGCGGCGATAAGCGCGACGGTGCAGGCTATGCGCGTAATCGGCGGCGTTGGCCTGCTCGGCGAGTTCGCGCGCGCGCTGCGGGTGCCCGGCCAGCACCTGAGCCACCACCTGAAGGGCGAGGCTGTGCGAGGCGCGGAAGGCCTGATCCATCTCGGCACTGGTGAGGTGGGGGGCCGTGTTGACCGGGCGGCGCCGGGCGTGGTCGCGACGGCCGTGGCCAGTCACTAGGGCATAGGCCAGCAGGTTGATCTCATCGCGCTCATCGCGCGTGGGCTTGTGCGCGCGCAGCGTCCAACCCTTGCGCTCCGTTCGGCCGACCGTGAGCAGCGCGCGGCGGGGGCAGGGGCAGACGTAGGGCTGGTAGGCCCGCGACGGTTCGATCACCAGCTCGCGTGCGGCGCAGCCGATGGCGGGTCCCGCAGCCTCCTCACGCAGGGTGGTCCCGCACCCCTGGACCGGGCAAGCCGCGAGGTTCCGCAGGGGAGCCGCTGCGCGCGCCTCGGGCGCCGGGGCAGGTGGGTCGTCAGGCAGCCACTTCGGCGCATCGGTCGCCAGCCCATCGACCTGCCGCGCCTCGGGCCTGTAGGGGTCAGGTCTCACGCCGGCTCCCCGAAAGTCCGGCGCCGGAGGTCGGGCGCCTCGCCGAAGGCCAGGATCTGCCGCGTGATCTTGTCGAGTTTCTCCGAGCAGCTCAGCACTTCCTCCATCGCGCGCCACGCGTTCTCGCCCCGGCCCATCGCCTCCAGGGTGACCTGCAGGCGGACCCACTGGCCGGTGCTCAAGCGGTGTGCCGGGTGGTCCGCGGGCAACCCGGCACGGTCGGGGGGTGGGGCACTGCCGAGCTGCTCGAGCAGGTCCTCGACCGCCTGATCGGTGGGCGGCAGGGTCGGGACGGCCTCCTCGGGATTCAGTTGGTCGACGCGCACCAGCTCACGGGCGAAGGTGGGCAGCAGGGCGGCCTCCTGGGCGGGCATGGGCTGCGGCGCCACTGGCTCAGTCGCCGGCGCGGGCTTGGGCTTCTGGGAGGCCTGCCTTTCCCCGCGGCGGGCACGCCGCTCCCGGTTCGTGTCCGACAGCGGCTTGGCGGGCTTTCTCTGGGGGGTTCTGTTGCGGCTCATCAGGTCCTCTGGTCGCGCAGTGCGGCGCGGTAGACGGCCCAGGACGGATAACCGGCCGCCTGGGCGAGGGCTTCATAGATCACGGGCAGGGCACGCTTGCGGCCCTCGGCGCGGGCCACGTCGCGCTGCCGCTTGGCCTCGCGCTTTACGGCGCTGATCGTGAGGCAGGGCGGCTGTGGCGAAGGGACAGGCTCGGCCTCCACGTCCCAGGTTCGGAGCCAGGGGCGGGGGTCCGTCACGGCTCCTCGCGCTCCAGATCCGGCCGGCGTACCCAGCCGAAGCGGCCGAGCTTCTCGTACCAGGTCTCGCTGCCCTTGACGGACTCCCGGTACGTCGCCGTGTCGGTTTCCGGGTCATAGCCCTCAAGGGTTAGCTCACGCCGGTTGATCTGCTGATAGTCGCCCTGGTAGGTGACGTGCTCCAGGGTGCAGTTGCGGGCCTCCAGGTCCTCGGCGCTCCGCGCGATCTTGGCGCTGTACACGCGGCGCTCGATGTTGGGCACACCGGGGCGCGCGCCCTTGCGCCGGATCTCCAGGTGCAGCACCGCGTTGAAGGTCGAGGAGGGGGTGGGGTCAGTCATGGTTTGGGCTCCCACTGGTTGCACCCGAAGTCTCTCGGGGTGGTGACGCTCAGGTCGAAGGGGTAGTACTCGTGAAATACGGTCATGCGCACCTCAGCAACAAAGACGCTCCCCAGACCACTGGGCCTGGGGAGGGAGGAAGCTGAACTGTGAGGAAGGGCCTTAGCCCTGCGCCTCGTGGGCCTGAATCCAGGCCATGACCTGCTCGGAAAAGCCGTCTACGTGCACCCAGGAGCCATAGCCCACGCCGTGCTTGTTCGTCGCCACGTTCACGAGGTAGCCCAGGCCTCTAGGATTGGGCACCGGATCATGGCTCTGCTCGTCGGTGAACACGATCAGGCGGTCGTGTGGGCGGGTGTTGATCTGACGTACGGCAGCGCCCAGATACGTCGCTCCACGTGTAGGTCCCAGCTCGTCACGCAGCGCGAAGCCCCGGCGTGCCCGGTGCTGACGCAGATCATCGCTGAACGTGTAGATCTCCACACTCTCGCAGAGCTCGCGGGCCAGCATCGCCAGCGCCGCCGCCGCGTCGTAGCGGCTGAGCTCGCTCTTGCTGCTCAGCTTCCCAGTCATACTGCCACTGGCATCCAACAGCAGCACAGTGTGCCCTACTAGCTTAGGCATCCCTTCCAGGCCCCGCAACATGAGGCGTTCGAGTTCAGGCTCCAGGGTGGGCGCCGCGCGCGCAGCCGTGATGAAACGGAAGGGCAAGACCCGCTCGGGGTTGGTCTCCTGCAGTGCCCGGCGTATACGGTCCTGCGCCACACCCGCTGCCAACATTCCCCGCAGGTTGCGCAGCAGGGCCAGCGCGCCGAGCTTACGCTCGTCGAGCAACCGGGCGAAGGTCTCGGCCTTGTCCGCCCCCGCACTCAACGCCACTTCCCAGGTATCGGGCGCCGCCAGCGTACCTTCCACCAGTGCCTTCCAAGTTTCCTCCTGAGCCTGGTTCTGCGGCGTGGGGTGGGTCAGAAACAGCACGTCGCGTAGCCGCACTGCGCCGTCGC
The nucleotide sequence above comes from Deinococcus sp. Leaf326. Encoded proteins:
- the terL gene encoding phage terminase large subunit encodes the protein MRQGWPILEPSTPYIHNWHIDVICEHLEAISRGAGTPDGIKRLLVNIPPGHMKSLIINVFWPAWTWLERPWWRAIFTSYDSALVVRDSVKCRDLITSQWYQGFGVKWKLKADQNEKSYYFNTENGFRISLTVGGASTGHRGDVVVVDDPISAINATNPGYRADVINWWDKAMSSRLNNLAHGAFVIIMQRLHEQDLSGHVLANVGTEHAEGGYDHVCLPSEYDGKNRHATSIGWTDPRTEVGELLFPKLFPRQVIEQAKKTLLSDYSGQHQQDPVPADGNVFKPRWWRYWAPRDMPELAQQPIMVKVDDEYYECPVEILPWTLEELRQTPGLFTLSAQSWDMTFGSKSKSASKVVGQVWGSIGARHYLLDQDRGLYDMPESIVQVQAMTTRWPHIAGKLIEAKAFGAAIMQTLRGKLGGMLPVMPHGGKELRARAITPLVAAGDVFLPHPKVYAWMGGLQIRLAAFPAADTDEIDTLSQYLQYANANVAKPSANRGAAQVGPGDVLGDDGEFDDPY
- a CDS encoding DNA cytosine methyltransferase, which translates into the protein MRPVNTYVQRVDAYWADAQAERAPDAPTCVSTFAGGGGSSTGYHMAGFREVKAVEWDDHAVDTLGLNYPHLDIYHGDIAAMSVDEVLSKAGLKKGELSLLDGSPPCQGFSLMGGRALDDPRNGLFREYVRLLDGLAPKTFVMENVKGMTLGKMKAVYHEAMTALRGAGPGYRTVSGILNSGYFGVPQLRERLIVIGVREDLGITPTLPAPEMCPPTVREALRGLDSGPTGFQIHANFLTAWGRTLPGRDFSDLHVKGHMFSHTKIHPDKASPTILKTVGVQRDGQANNGLYHWRYPRLLTIPELKRIGSFPDAYQFAESGDAVKDFSNAWARVGNSVPPLMTRAIARHIRATILDRA
- a CDS encoding DNA modification methylase, producing MSPLTTAPAPAPEPVRILNVDTALINPASLTLADRNPRRGNVQELVKSFRTNGFWGTVIVDRATGQVLAGNHRVKAAREPAMPEIPVSYIQTDDASHAKRILLADNRLSDIASTDVATLAELLTELQQAPGGLEGTGYTELDLAQFVAELGDGVFQDGLIDEDEVPALPEDEQVVSREGDVWQVGPHRVGCGSSTSAEHVARLMNGALAKLVWTDPPYNVDYEGKTKDRLKIANDAMTPEQFQAFLGALFKTTLDVTAPGACIYVAYAEVEAQNFHGQLRAAGWKYSQTMIWVKNAAVMGRQDYNWRHEPILYGWKPGAGHFFNRDFTQTTVLDETPNYKKMSRDELVTLLEGQRDALATTVVYEDKPNRNDLHPTMKPVRLVQRFLIASSLPGQLVYDPCAGSGTTGVAAHKTNRAACLNDLDPKYVDRIVDRLQQFTGLKAVRQDGQGFDALRAEKGMNA
- a CDS encoding TROVE domain-containing protein, encoding MKLNTAHRPQHVTHEGAPARRITPEQQLARLVSSCLLWENTFYVDGQTVADQIREAVKAVSPEYAAQTAIRARTELKLRHVPLLIVREMVRLPEHRVLVAETLAAVIQRPDELTEFLAIYWKDGRQPLSGQVKKGLARAFLKFSAYQLAKYNRDGAVRLRDVLFLTHPTPQNQAQEETWKALVEGTLAAPDTWEVALSAGADKAETFARLLDERKLGALALLRNLRGMLAAGVAQDRIRRALQETNPERVLPFRFITAARAAPTLEPELERLMLRGLEGMPKLVGHTVLLLDASGSMTGKLSSKSELSRYDAAAALAMLARELCESVEIYTFSDDLRQHRARRGFALRDELGPTRGATYLGAAVRQINTRPHDRLIVFTDEQSHDPVPNPRGLGYLVNVATNKHGVGYGSWVHVDGFSEQVMAWIQAHEAQG